AGCAGCGGCGCAGCATCGAGATAGCGCGTCTTTGGCTTATGATGCGTTTGAGTGGGCTCAGCAGGAAAAAAAGGATTGCCTCTTCATCGATACAGCGGGCCGCTTGCATACACAAAAAAATCTGATGGATGAGCTTGAAAAAATGTGCCGCGTGTTAAGGCGCAAAGAGCCCACAACTCCTCACGCTTGTTTGTTGGTGATAGATGGCACGGTGGGACAAAATGCGTTGAGCCAGGGAAAGCTTTTTCAGCAAGCGGCCCCCTTAACGGGGATTGTGATGACAAAGGTGGATGGCACAAACCGCGCGGGCATTGCGGTGCATTTGGTAGATACGCTCAAAATCCCCATTGTGGCCTTTGGGGCCGGTGAGGGCGCTGATGATCTTTACCCAGCCGATGCAAAGCTCTTTGCGCGCAGCCTGGTCGGTCTTGAGGCTACATCCTAGTTTTTGTGACGGCGTGGTTTGAAGGATGAGTTGTCTTTTGTGTGGCCAGAGGCTTCTTGAGCGGCGATGTAGGTAGCCGCCTTGGCAAACGCGCGCGTAAGGGTCTCAAAAGAATCGTCATAGCAAGCCAGGGTCGGAATAATCACCATATGCAGATCTGTGGTAAGGGGCATGGGAGAGAACGTCACGTGCATGGCCTCTTTGATGCGTCGCCGAATCCGGTTGCGCACCACCGCTTTTTTGGCCATTTTTTTTGAGGTAATTAGCCCTCTTAAGAGAGAGGCGTGGGGGGGCGCGGGTGAAGAAGAAGCCTTTGCGGTGTAGGAGACGCCGGCTTCATCGCCCCCAACGAAAGAAAAGTGAATCCGAAAGTGGGGGCAGCGCCACACGCGGCTTTCTTGCCGCAATTGCTGGAAATGCTTTTTTCTCTGCAAGGAGGCAATGCGCACAGGCACGAGCGTCAACTAGGCAGATAGTTTTTTACGACCCTTCGCCCGTCTTCTAGACAAACAGCGTTGCCCCGAGGGGGTTTCCATCCGGGACCGAAAACCGTGCCGCCTTTTACGAACCAAAACACTGGGTTGATATGTGCGTTTCATGATGACTCTACCCCTCTACCCTCTTAATTCAACACAAGATGCCCGCGTGAAACATTAGCGATCCTTCTTCTTAATGAGGCTATTATACTCCACAGAGAGTTTTTTCACAGCCCAGATCCACGCCAAGACAATGATAAACAAAATTCCGGCTAGATAAGGAGCAATGGCCATTTGTGTGCTGGCACCACCCAAGGCAGAGAGAAGAATCAACTGAATCCATCCACCACCTGATTTGCCCATACGGCCACCCACCACGTCAATGGCTGCTTTACCTTTGATCTTCATCTCCTGATCAAGGGGGATATAGGCCATCTCACGGGTCGGATCAAACAAGGCGTACTTTGTGCCCTTGCTGAGCACATTTTGACCCATGCCCGCATACACAGCTGCCATCAGCGGTGTTAGGCCCGCAAAAGCAATGGCACCCGCCAGCTCACTTTGCCACAACACAAAGGTGAAAAACAAAAAGCCTGTGACCATAATCATAACCGGTGTGGCCACGGCCGCAGGGAACCAGCCAAAACGACGAACAACGCCTTTGGTGGAATAAAGAATCAAGATGGTGATGGGGCCGAGCCAACTGTACAAGTCACCCATAAAATTGGTGTAGCTCAGCGTAT
This genomic stretch from Candidatus Hepatobacter penaei harbors:
- the rpmH gene encoding 50S ribosomal protein L34, giving the protein MKRTYQPSVLVRKRRHGFRSRMETPSGQRCLSRRRAKGRKKLSA
- the rnpA gene encoding ribonuclease P protein component, with product MPVRIASLQRKKHFQQLRQESRVWRCPHFRIHFSFVGGDEAGVSYTAKASSSPAPPHASLLRGLITSKKMAKKAVVRNRIRRRIKEAMHVTFSPMPLTTDLHMVIIPTLACYDDSFETLTRAFAKAATYIAAQEASGHTKDNSSFKPRRHKN